GCGTCGCGGCGCTGCTCATCGCCGCCCTCGGCCTCGGCAGCTGGCAGCTCGCCGACGCACTCCTCGACCGCAAACACGGGGGCTCCGGCAACAGCGGCTCCACCCCGCAGACCAAGTCCGACGAGGCCCCCAAGGAGATCAAGCCGGGCAAGCCGCTGCGCATCGGCAAGGCCACGGTCTTCGGAAAGGATCCGATCAAGCCCGGCGACGCGCGCAAGGCCATCGACGGCGACGCCGACACCGGCTGGGTCACCCTGCAGTTCCGCGGCTTCGCCAACTTCGGCAACCTGGACAGCTATGACGACGGCAGCGGCATCATCGTCGACCTCGGCAGCGCCCAGGACGTGGCCGGCCTTGAGGTCGGCCTGCACGCGTCGGGGCAGAAGATCGAGGTGCGGGCCGCTTCCCCGGAAGCCGCCTCAGCGCGCTCCCTCTCGGACTTCCCGCAGGAGATCGTCAAGCTGGGCAACACGGGGAAGAACCTGAACACGACCCTGCAGACCCCGGTCAAGACCCGCTTCCTGCTGATCCACATCACGTCCCTGCCTTCCGAGGGCGGCGATTCCTACCGCGGCGGCATCAACGAGATCAAAGTGCTCGGTACGGCCGAATAGGACCGGACCGCGACACCCGCCGGGCCCGCTGCGCCGCCGACGCGGCGGGCCCTCGTATTCGCCCTGCCCGACCCGTACTCTCCCTTCCGGAGGGGAGGTGTGATGCACGACGCGACGACCAGCGGGGACGGCGACCAGGAGCTGCTGGCGCGGCACGTGGCGGGGGATCCCGACGCCTTCTCGGAACTCGTGCGGCGGCACCGGGACCGGCTGTGGGCCGTGGCGCTGCGCACCCTCGGGGACCGGGAAGAGGCCGCCGACGCCGTACAGGACGCGCTCGTCTCCGCCTACCGGGCCGCACACACCTTCCGCGGGGACTCCGCCGTCACCACCTGGCTCCACCGGATCACCGTCAACGCCTGCCTCGACCGGGCCCGCAAGGCTGCCTCCCGCAGGACGGCGCCCCTCGACGACACGGACCGGCTGGAGCGGCTCATGGAGCCGCACGAGTCCGCCGAGGCCCCCGCCGAGCGCCAGGACCTCCACCGGCAGCTGCTGGCAGCCCTCGGCACCCTCCCGGCAGAGCAGCGGGCCGCGCTCGTCCTGGTCGACATGCAGGGCTACCCCGTGGCCGAAGCCGCGCGCGTCCTCGGCGTCGCCGTCGGAACGGTCAAGAGCCGGTGTGCGCGGGGCCGGGCGAAACTGCTGCCGCTGCTCACTCATCTGCGCTCGAATGCCGCGGATAACACCTCCGCCGGGCGGGGAAGGAACCGGACGCCGGGGTCACCCGTCCCACCCGCAGAACCCAGGCAGCCAGACCCAGACGCAGTGAAGGGCGGAGGTGGACGACCGTGAGCCCCACAACCGGCACGACCGGCACGATCCGGCACCCGGACGTCGCGGAGATCTCCGACCTGACCGAAGGGCTGCTCTCACCGGCCCGCACCGCCGCCGTACGCAGCCACCTCGGCGACTGCGTCCTGTGCGCCGACGTCCTCGCCTCCCTCGAAGAGATCCGCTCCCTGCTGGGCACGCTGCCCGGGCCGAGCCGGATGCCCTCCGACGTCGCGGGCCGTATCGACGCCGCCCTCGCCGCCGAAGCGCTCCTGGACTCCACCTCGCAGCGCGCCCGGCCCACGCCCGGCCCCGCCGTTGCCCCCCGGCAGACGCCGCCGTCCGCCCCGGCACGACCCGCGGGTCACCCGACCGGCCCAACCGGCCCCGGCCGACGCAGGGCACGCCGACGGATCGCCGTCCTCGCCGGCCTCGCGGGCGCGGCCGCCTGCGTACTGGGCCTCGTCCTGTCCGGCGCCTTGGGCGCAGGCGATTCCCGCGACACCGTCGCCCGGACCGGTACCTCCGCCACCGCCACTCCGCCCGCCTCCGACGGCTCCTACACGTCCGAGGGACTCCAGGGCAGCGTCCAGCACCTCCTCGCTTCCGCCGCGAAGCCGCAGAGCAAGCCCGAGGAGAGGAACAACACGTACGGGATGGAGAACACCTCCCCGGGCGTCCCCTCCGACACCTCCCCGGGCGTCGCCCCCGGCGAGCGGCAGGCCCCTCCCGTCCCGCCCTGCGTCCAGCGGGCCACCGGCCGTGCCGACACCCCGCTCGCCGCCGAGCACGGCAGCTACCAGGGCACGGACGTCTACCTCGTCGTCCTCGCGCACCCCGGTGATCCCGGGCGCGTGGACGCCTACCTCGTCCCCAGCGGCTGTGCGGACCCCCCCTCGGCGCCCCCCGGCAAGCCACTGCTCACCGGTACCTACGCCCGCCCCTGACCCGTTCAGGTCTGAGCCGCGCCGGACCGGGAATGCGAGCGCCGTAGGATCCGTTGGGTGGGATGACAGTCCACACCGGCCCCCCGGTAGGCAGCACGCAGTCCGCAGAGACGAGGAACGAACCCGTGAGCGACGTCCGAAACGTGATCATCATCGGCTCCGGGCCGGCCGGTTACACGGCCGCCCTGTACACCGCACGCGCTTCGCTCAGCCCCCTGGTCTTCGAGGGTGCCGTCACCGCCGGCGGTGCGCTGATGAACACCACCGAGGTCGAGAACTTCCCCGGCTTCCAGGACGGCATCATGGGTCCTGACCTGATGGACAACATGCGTGGCCAGGCGGAGCGTTTCGGCGCCGAGCTCGTCCCCGACGACGTCGTGGCCGTGGACCTCACCGGTGAGATCAAGACCGTCACCGACACCGCCGGAACCGTGCACCGCGCCAAGGCCGTGATCGTGACCACCGGTTCGCAGCACCGCAAGCTCGGTCTGCCCAACGAGGACGCGCTCTCCGGCCGAGGCGTCTCCTGGTGCGCCACCTGCGACGGGTTCTTCTTCAAGGACCAGGACATCGCCGTCGTCGGCGGCGGCGACACCGCGATGGAGGAAGCGACCTTCCTCTCCCGGTTCGCCAAGTCGGTCACCATCGTCCACCGCCGCGACAGCCTGCGCGCCTCCAAGGCCATGCAGGACCGCGCCTTCGCCGACCCGAAGATCTCGTTCGCCTGGGACAGCGAGGTCGCCGAGATCCACGGCGAGCAGAAGCTCTCCGGTCTCACCCTGCGCAACACCAAGACCGGTGAGACCTCCGAGCTGCCCGTGACCGGTCTGTTCATCGCCGTCGGACACGACCCGCGTACCGAGCTGTTCACCGGCCAGCTGGACCTGGACGACGAGGGCTACCTCAAGGTCGACGCCCCGTCCACGCGCACCAACCTCACCGGCGTCTTCGGCGCGGGCGACGTCGTGGACCACACCTACCGTCAGGCGATCACCGCCGCCGGTACGGGCTGCTCCGCCGCCCTGGACGCGGAGCGCTACCTCGCCGCCCTCGCGGACGCCGAGCAGGCGCACGCGAACGCGACCGTCTGACCCCCGCACCACCCCCATCCCCACCCACACCCCGCAGGAAAAAGGAGGCCGCTGTGGCCGGCACCCTCAAGAACGTGACCGACGCCAGCTTCGATGCCGACGTCCTCGCCGCCGACAAGCCCGTCCTGGTTGACTTCTGGGCCGCCTGGTGCGGCCCGTGCCGGCAGATCGCCCCGTCGCTGGAGGCCATCGCGGCCGAGTACGGCGACCAGATCGAGATCGTCAAGCTCAACATCGACGAGAACCCGGCCACGGCCGCCAAGTACGGCGTCATGTCCATTCCGACGCTGAACGTCTACCAGGGCGGCGAGGTCGTCAAGACCATCGTCGGTGCCAAGCCGAAGGCTGCCATCCTGCGCGACCTCGATCCTTTCGTCGAGGTCAAGACCGCCTGATGTTTCACGTGAAACGGGGCCGCTCCCTGAGGGAGCGGCCCCGTTCGCACATCCGGCCGCTGCTCACAGCGGGCGCAGGGCCGGTTCCTTCCGCGCCCGCGCCCCGCCCAGCAGGCGGTCCAGGGCGAGTTCCACGTCTTCCTTCCAGGACAACGTCGAGCGCAGTTCCAGTCGGAGCCGGGGATGCACCGGATGCGGTCGTACCGTCTTGAAGCCCACGGACAGCAGGTGGTCTGCCGGGAGCAGACAGGCCGGCCGCTCCCACTGCGCATCGCCGAACGCCTCGATCGCCCGGAAACCACGCCGTAGCAGATCCTTTGCCACCGTCTGGACCATCACCCGTCCCAAACCCTGCCCCTGATACCCCGGCATGATCCACGCCGTGATGAGCTGGACGGCGTCAGGGGAGACCGGGCTCGTCGGGAACGCCGTCGCACGCGGCACGTAGGCCGGGGGCGCGTACAGAACGAAGCCCACGGGGACGTCGTCCACATAGACGACGCGGCCGCACGATCCCCATTCCAACAGGACGGCGGAGATCCAGGCCTCCTTCTCCAGCTCAGCGGTTCCCGCCTTCACGGCGGCCTCACCACTGACCGGATCCAGCTCCCAGAACACGCAGGTCCGGCAACGCCGGGGAAGGTCCTGGAGGTTGTCCAGCGTGAGCGGTACCAACCGACGACCCATACACGCATCGTATCCGCTACGACAAAGAGGCGAGCCATACCGGCTCGCACCGTACGACTCGCCTCCCGACTCCCCGGCCGGACTCCCGGGTCACTCTCCGGAAAGCCCCTGTTCCAGGACCCGGCCCTCGCCCGGCGCCAGCGTCCCGAGGATCCGCTCC
This Streptomyces sp. NBC_00539 DNA region includes the following protein-coding sequences:
- the sigM gene encoding RNA polymerase sigma factor SigM, with translation MHDATTSGDGDQELLARHVAGDPDAFSELVRRHRDRLWAVALRTLGDREEAADAVQDALVSAYRAAHTFRGDSAVTTWLHRITVNACLDRARKAASRRTAPLDDTDRLERLMEPHESAEAPAERQDLHRQLLAALGTLPAEQRAALVLVDMQGYPVAEAARVLGVAVGTVKSRCARGRAKLLPLLTHLRSNAADNTSAGRGRNRTPGSPVPPAEPRQPDPDAVKGGGGRP
- a CDS encoding anti-sigma factor family protein: MSPTTGTTGTIRHPDVAEISDLTEGLLSPARTAAVRSHLGDCVLCADVLASLEEIRSLLGTLPGPSRMPSDVAGRIDAALAAEALLDSTSQRARPTPGPAVAPRQTPPSAPARPAGHPTGPTGPGRRRARRRIAVLAGLAGAAACVLGLVLSGALGAGDSRDTVARTGTSATATPPASDGSYTSEGLQGSVQHLLASAAKPQSKPEERNNTYGMENTSPGVPSDTSPGVAPGERQAPPVPPCVQRATGRADTPLAAEHGSYQGTDVYLVVLAHPGDPGRVDAYLVPSGCADPPSAPPGKPLLTGTYARP
- the trxA gene encoding thioredoxin, translating into MAGTLKNVTDASFDADVLAADKPVLVDFWAAWCGPCRQIAPSLEAIAAEYGDQIEIVKLNIDENPATAAKYGVMSIPTLNVYQGGEVVKTIVGAKPKAAILRDLDPFVEVKTA
- a CDS encoding GNAT family N-acetyltransferase; the encoded protein is MGRRLVPLTLDNLQDLPRRCRTCVFWELDPVSGEAAVKAGTAELEKEAWISAVLLEWGSCGRVVYVDDVPVGFVLYAPPAYVPRATAFPTSPVSPDAVQLITAWIMPGYQGQGLGRVMVQTVAKDLLRRGFRAIEAFGDAQWERPACLLPADHLLSVGFKTVRPHPVHPRLRLELRSTLSWKEDVELALDRLLGGARARKEPALRPL
- the trxB gene encoding thioredoxin-disulfide reductase produces the protein MSDVRNVIIIGSGPAGYTAALYTARASLSPLVFEGAVTAGGALMNTTEVENFPGFQDGIMGPDLMDNMRGQAERFGAELVPDDVVAVDLTGEIKTVTDTAGTVHRAKAVIVTTGSQHRKLGLPNEDALSGRGVSWCATCDGFFFKDQDIAVVGGGDTAMEEATFLSRFAKSVTIVHRRDSLRASKAMQDRAFADPKISFAWDSEVAEIHGEQKLSGLTLRNTKTGETSELPVTGLFIAVGHDPRTELFTGQLDLDDEGYLKVDAPSTRTNLTGVFGAGDVVDHTYRQAITAAGTGCSAALDAERYLAALADAEQAHANATV